Proteins from one Niallia circulans genomic window:
- a CDS encoding ReoY family proteolytic degradation factor — MKTPVSVNEKKDFIRWFLNHYQLKRRECVWILNYLMSHDQLMEKVHFVENAEKCPRGLVMSTHCVDEVPFRFYKENVMTTDAEKSFHDIRLNRDEDIYIQLNFYGSNKAHQYAAVLVENPFMPKNLHISEKDKTIAEQFLVASIEKFQKEKLLELIDEALDNGDEHAFRELTDRLKQLQSTES, encoded by the coding sequence ATGAAAACCCCTGTATCTGTCAACGAAAAAAAAGACTTCATTCGTTGGTTTCTGAATCACTATCAATTAAAAAGAAGAGAATGTGTTTGGATTTTAAATTATTTGATGAGTCATGATCAGCTTATGGAAAAAGTGCATTTTGTTGAAAATGCAGAGAAGTGCCCAAGGGGATTGGTCATGTCCACACATTGTGTTGATGAAGTCCCGTTTCGCTTTTATAAGGAAAATGTCATGACGACAGATGCGGAAAAGTCCTTTCATGATATTCGCTTAAACAGAGATGAAGATATCTATATCCAACTGAATTTTTATGGTTCCAATAAGGCACATCAATATGCGGCCGTGCTTGTGGAAAATCCTTTCATGCCGAAAAATTTGCATATTAGTGAAAAAGACAAAACCATTGCAGAGCAATTTCTCGTTGCCAGCATAGAAAAGTTCCAAAAGGAAAAGCTGCTGGAGCTAATCGATGAGGCGCTTGATAATGGAGACGAACATGCATTTCGAGAGCTGACGGATCGTCTTAAGCAATTACAAAGCACAGAAAGCTAA
- a CDS encoding MFS transporter: MQAERALSTNQPVTVYRILFAISLGHFINDCMQSVVPALFPIIGPTMNLNYTEIGWIAFTLNITSSIMQPVFGVLADKKPLPYFLPFAMFSSLLGMLGLALAPNFISVLISVLFIGFGSAIFHPEGSRVAYMAAGNKRGLAQSIYQVGGNGGQSLAPLFTAFIFIGTGQFGTIWFTLLAAAGMFVLFFVSNWYKQELLVQVPAAKKTQAHTEKRMLNKEIIIAICLLIFLVFARSWYGAGINNFFHFYMIEKFHSSIKHAQIYVFLFMLAGVVGTFFGGPLADRFGKRTILLFSLIGAAPFALMLPHVPQWLIAPLLVLIGFILQSSFSVTVVYAQELLPGMIGLVSGLIVGLAFGMGALGAVIFGVIGDLYSLQTIMVFCSVLPILGILTILLPSDAKVREIHQRT, translated from the coding sequence TTGCAGGCTGAACGAGCATTATCAACTAACCAACCCGTAACGGTGTATCGTATTCTGTTTGCGATAAGCCTAGGTCATTTTATCAATGATTGCATGCAATCAGTAGTACCGGCATTGTTCCCGATTATAGGGCCTACGATGAACTTGAATTATACAGAAATTGGTTGGATTGCCTTTACACTCAACATTACCTCGTCTATCATGCAGCCAGTTTTCGGCGTGCTGGCAGACAAAAAGCCACTTCCCTATTTTTTGCCGTTTGCGATGTTTTCAAGTTTGCTTGGCATGCTTGGCTTGGCACTCGCACCTAATTTTATAAGCGTGCTTATTTCTGTTTTGTTTATCGGGTTTGGGTCAGCTATTTTCCATCCAGAAGGGTCAAGAGTAGCTTATATGGCAGCAGGAAACAAACGAGGCTTGGCACAAAGCATATACCAGGTTGGAGGCAATGGCGGCCAATCACTTGCCCCGTTATTTACAGCCTTCATTTTTATCGGAACAGGTCAATTTGGAACAATCTGGTTTACACTGCTTGCAGCAGCAGGTATGTTTGTTTTGTTTTTCGTATCTAACTGGTATAAACAAGAGCTTCTTGTCCAAGTACCGGCTGCAAAAAAGACACAAGCACATACAGAGAAACGCATGCTGAACAAGGAAATCATTATAGCAATTTGCTTATTAATCTTTTTAGTGTTTGCAAGAAGCTGGTATGGTGCTGGGATTAATAACTTTTTCCATTTTTATATGATTGAGAAATTTCATAGCAGCATTAAGCATGCACAAATATATGTATTTTTATTTATGCTCGCAGGAGTTGTAGGCACATTCTTTGGCGGACCGCTGGCAGACAGATTTGGTAAACGTACGATTTTGCTTTTTTCCTTAATTGGTGCAGCTCCGTTTGCCTTAATGCTGCCTCATGTTCCTCAATGGCTTATCGCACCACTCCTTGTGCTTATCGGCTTTATACTCCAATCAAGCTTTAGTGTAACAGTCGTCTATGCTCAAGAGCTGCTTCCAGGTATGATTGGACTTGTATCAGGATTAATTGTCGGCCTAGCGTTTGGGATGGGAGCATTAGGGGCTGTTATTTTCGGAGTAATTGGCGATTTATACAGTCTGCAGACAATCATGGTATTTTGCAGTGTGCTTCCTATTTTAGGGATACTTACGATTCTACTTCCAAGTGATGCAAAGGTTAGAGAAATTCATCAACGAACATAA
- a CDS encoding nucleotide pyrophosphohydrolase: MQELQKEVDDYIGQFKEGYFSPLAMMARLTEELGELAREINHYYGEKPKKASENEKEIADELGDMMFVLICLANSLNIDLEESHNKVMHKFNTRDKDRWTKKDE; this comes from the coding sequence ATGCAAGAGCTTCAAAAAGAAGTGGATGACTATATCGGACAATTTAAAGAAGGCTATTTCAGCCCACTAGCCATGATGGCAAGGCTCACAGAAGAGCTTGGAGAGCTGGCCCGTGAAATAAATCATTATTATGGCGAAAAGCCTAAAAAAGCTTCTGAAAATGAAAAGGAAATTGCTGACGAGCTTGGTGACATGATGTTTGTGCTTATTTGCTTGGCAAACAGTCTAAACATCGATCTCGAAGAATCTCATAATAAAGTGATGCATAAGTTTAACACGAGAGATAAAGACCGCTGGACTAAAAAAGACGAATAG
- a CDS encoding zinc metallopeptidase, with product MFIIYFIIILIIPLWAQMRVSGAYKKYSKVAASSAMSGREVARRILDSNGLYDVSIEETRGVLSDHYDPRSKVVRLSTNNYHGHSVAACAIAAHEVGHAIQDQQEYAFLRFRHALVPVANIGSNFSWILILIGMLLGASNFVLLGIIFMAAAVLFQFVTLPVEFNASNRAMDEVVALGIIRNDEEKETKKVLNAAALTYVAAAAVAILELLRLIMIYTGMQRND from the coding sequence ATGTTTATTATCTACTTCATCATCATACTCATCATTCCTCTATGGGCACAAATGAGGGTAAGTGGAGCTTACAAAAAATATTCGAAAGTAGCTGCTTCTTCTGCGATGTCCGGAAGAGAAGTAGCAAGAAGAATTTTGGATTCCAACGGATTATATGATGTATCTATTGAAGAAACGAGAGGCGTTCTGTCTGACCACTACGATCCCCGGTCAAAAGTAGTCCGTCTGTCAACAAATAACTATCACGGGCATTCTGTTGCTGCTTGTGCGATTGCGGCACATGAAGTTGGCCATGCCATTCAAGACCAGCAAGAATATGCTTTCCTGCGTTTCCGGCATGCTTTAGTTCCAGTTGCCAATATCGGCAGCAACTTTTCGTGGATACTCATATTAATCGGAATGCTGCTTGGTGCAAGCAATTTTGTTCTGTTAGGAATTATTTTTATGGCAGCAGCCGTCCTGTTCCAATTTGTAACACTTCCAGTTGAGTTTAACGCATCAAACCGTGCAATGGATGAAGTGGTCGCATTAGGAATTATTCGCAATGATGAGGAAAAAGAAACGAAAAAAGTCCTAAATGCAGCAGCCCTTACCTATGTTGCGGCAGCAGCAGTAGCGATACTCGAATTGCTGCGATTAATTATGATTTATACAGGAATGCAAAGAAACGACTAG
- the dapB gene encoding 4-hydroxy-tetrahydrodipicolinate reductase, whose translation MEKVKVVIAGPRGRMGKEAVYLTGRTDHFELVGVLDYKHEGKRLNELEDFTSPAYDVPIYTDIEKCLQEVKPDVLIDLTTPEFGMFHAKTALQYGVRPVVGTTGFTNENLAELEALCEEMDRGCIIAPNFALGAVLMMKFSKLAAKYFDDVEIIELHHDRKLDAPSGTAVKTAELIAEVRKPKKQGHPEEKETIPGARGADFDGMRIHSVRLPGLIAHQQVMFGADGETLTLKHDSYNRASFMSGVRFAVDEVLKANVLIYGLENIME comes from the coding sequence GTGGAAAAAGTAAAAGTAGTCATTGCAGGACCAAGAGGAAGAATGGGCAAGGAAGCGGTTTACCTGACAGGACGTACTGATCATTTCGAATTAGTTGGCGTTTTGGATTATAAGCATGAGGGGAAAAGATTAAATGAATTAGAGGATTTCACATCACCTGCTTATGATGTACCAATTTATACAGATATCGAAAAATGCCTGCAGGAAGTTAAGCCAGATGTATTGATTGATTTGACAACTCCGGAGTTTGGCATGTTTCATGCTAAGACAGCTCTTCAATATGGAGTCAGACCGGTTGTTGGGACAACGGGCTTCACGAATGAAAACCTAGCAGAGCTTGAGGCGTTATGTGAAGAGATGGATAGAGGCTGCATTATTGCACCGAACTTCGCGTTAGGCGCTGTTTTGATGATGAAGTTTTCAAAGCTTGCCGCTAAATATTTTGATGATGTGGAAATTATCGAACTGCATCATGACCGCAAGCTAGATGCACCGAGTGGCACAGCTGTTAAAACGGCTGAATTAATTGCAGAAGTAAGAAAGCCGAAAAAACAAGGGCATCCTGAGGAAAAGGAAACGATTCCAGGTGCTAGAGGAGCAGACTTTGACGGTATGCGCATTCACTCGGTCAGACTTCCAGGATTAATTGCCCACCAGCAGGTAATGTTCGGTGCTGATGGTGAAACTCTTACATTAAAGCATGATTCATACAACCGTGCCTCCTTTATGTCGGGTGTTAGGTTTGCTGTTGACGAAGTACTTAAAGCAAATGTGCTTATATATGGTCTTGAAAATATAATGGAGTAG
- the mgsA gene encoding methylglyoxal synthase — MNIALIAHDKKKDDMIRFVVAYKKIFEKHSLFATGTTGTKIQEATGLDVHRFCSGPLGGDQEIGAYIANNNMDMVFFFRDPLTAQPHEPDVTALLRLCDVYSVPLATNMGTGEVLIRGLEQGDIDWRNIVHGDTDRVTDI; from the coding sequence ATGAATATTGCATTAATAGCTCATGATAAGAAGAAAGATGATATGATTCGTTTTGTTGTTGCTTATAAAAAGATTTTTGAAAAGCATTCCTTGTTTGCTACAGGTACTACTGGAACAAAGATACAAGAGGCAACTGGATTGGATGTACATCGCTTTTGTTCAGGGCCATTAGGAGGAGACCAGGAAATAGGTGCATATATCGCCAACAATAATATGGACATGGTCTTTTTCTTTCGCGATCCATTAACTGCACAGCCTCATGAACCAGACGTGACAGCACTTCTCCGCTTATGTGATGTTTATTCTGTGCCATTGGCAACAAATATGGGAACAGGAGAAGTGCTTATAAGAGGTCTGGAACAAGGGGATATAGATTGGAGAAACATTGTACATGGAGATACAGACAGAGTTACAGACATTTAA
- the ypjB gene encoding sporulation protein YpjB, translating into MKKAKLVVLLMLLILLKPISISVYADQDSPIDELDTLSDEALQLVKSERYDDAKKILDYFSNQFSIVKQQQRTFTMDELQILTGARDEAVEVITSPSADTNERINSAIKFRLAVDAVSSGQQPLWTQMQEQVMASYREMKDAAINQNKVEYEAKLNSFLTLYQIINPSLKLDVTTAQFQKLNTLVDFLDTYRLQVFTKAETKELDELEAELEDVFNQVYEDEADPSLWWVIISTGSIIILTLSYVGWRKYLGDKEEKRRRHKRP; encoded by the coding sequence ATGAAGAAGGCTAAATTGGTTGTGTTATTAATGTTATTAATCCTGCTTAAGCCTATTTCTATATCTGTGTATGCAGACCAAGATTCGCCTATAGACGAGTTAGATACATTATCAGATGAAGCACTGCAGTTGGTAAAATCAGAAAGATACGATGATGCGAAAAAAATCCTTGATTATTTTTCTAACCAATTCAGTATAGTGAAACAGCAACAGCGGACATTTACAATGGATGAGCTGCAAATCCTCACAGGTGCCCGTGATGAAGCAGTTGAGGTAATCACAAGCCCGTCTGCTGATACGAACGAGCGGATCAACTCTGCGATTAAGTTCAGATTAGCGGTTGATGCAGTTTCAAGCGGCCAGCAGCCTCTTTGGACGCAAATGCAAGAACAAGTGATGGCATCCTACAGGGAAATGAAGGATGCTGCCATAAACCAAAACAAAGTGGAATATGAAGCGAAACTAAATTCTTTCCTGACGCTTTACCAAATTATAAACCCAAGTTTAAAGTTAGATGTGACAACAGCACAATTTCAAAAACTGAATACACTTGTGGATTTCCTCGATACATATCGCCTTCAAGTCTTCACAAAAGCTGAGACAAAAGAGCTGGACGAATTAGAAGCAGAGCTTGAGGACGTATTTAATCAAGTGTATGAAGATGAAGCAGATCCGTCCCTTTGGTGGGTAATTATTTCAACTGGAAGCATCATTATCCTTACATTATCCTATGTTGGTTGGAGAAAATATTTAGGAGATAAGGAAGAAAAGAGAAGAAGACATAAAAGGCCATAA
- a CDS encoding DUF1405 domain-containing protein gives MNWLRLILGNRSFIWLLLIVNLLGTIYGYYWYRFQLAETPDIFLLFVPDSPTASLFFVIVLIAFLFKRNTPLFEALALLTLFKYGVWAVVMNVLVFAKTGTVEIESLMLIVSHGAMAIQGLLYIPYYRIKWVHVSIAAIWTLHNDVIDYVFDMMPNYSILNQSMDQIGYFTFWLSILSIAICCYAAKRKNTLTIS, from the coding sequence ATGAATTGGTTACGGTTAATATTAGGAAATCGGTCATTTATTTGGCTGCTGCTTATCGTAAACTTACTTGGGACAATCTATGGCTATTACTGGTATAGATTTCAATTGGCGGAAACGCCGGACATTTTCTTATTATTTGTTCCAGACAGTCCAACTGCAAGCCTGTTCTTTGTGATTGTTTTAATCGCCTTTCTTTTTAAACGAAATACGCCATTATTTGAAGCATTAGCACTCCTGACACTATTCAAATATGGTGTTTGGGCAGTTGTTATGAATGTACTCGTTTTTGCTAAGACGGGAACTGTAGAGATAGAATCGCTCATGTTAATTGTTTCTCACGGTGCGATGGCCATACAAGGGCTTTTATACATACCATATTACCGCATAAAATGGGTGCATGTTAGCATTGCAGCTATATGGACATTGCATAATGATGTCATTGATTATGTATTTGATATGATGCCAAATTACAGTATTCTCAACCAGTCTATGGACCAAATCGGCTATTTCACCTTTTGGCTGAGCATTTTAAGCATTGCAATTTGTTGTTATGCTGCTAAAAGAAAAAACACATTAACGATTTCTTAA
- a CDS encoding tetratricopeptide repeat protein, with protein sequence MEKVNEILSLLENGQQAKALSYYEEILNQGSNEERFVLGEELFQLGFLEEAKALFQILLEAYPEEGELLVMLAEAEMEIGNEEEAISQLEKINPEDASYPQSLLLLADLYQMDGLYEVSEQKLLQAKKILPNEVIIDFALGELYSEQGRITDAIKAYKVVATEQSTVAGVNVNGRIADNLSAGGAFEEAIHYYELAIEEKVEINTVFNLGLTALQAGQLTIAIKRFEEVKTLDSSFQSLYLYLARSYEQEEMVQEAYETVLEGLKHDEFNKELFLLGGKLALKNGIEEGAEKHFREALAIDPEFAEAVLLLNKLFLTQERFEDIIELIELMDSQDIEEPQLLWDAAKAYQGNENYSVALNKYQEAYTFFKELPDFLYDYGYFLLEEGKRQEAAEVFNSLLEKDPSNEEFIEIVQRLTSGQ encoded by the coding sequence ATGGAAAAAGTAAACGAAATACTTTCATTATTAGAAAATGGTCAACAAGCAAAAGCTTTATCATATTATGAGGAAATACTTAATCAAGGTTCGAATGAAGAACGATTCGTGTTAGGGGAGGAATTGTTCCAGCTTGGTTTTCTTGAGGAAGCTAAAGCATTATTCCAAATTTTATTGGAGGCATACCCAGAAGAAGGAGAGCTTTTGGTTATGCTTGCAGAGGCAGAGATGGAAATTGGCAATGAGGAAGAAGCAATTTCACAGCTCGAAAAAATCAACCCCGAAGATGCCAGCTATCCACAAAGCCTTCTGCTGTTAGCAGATTTATATCAAATGGACGGGCTTTACGAGGTGAGTGAGCAAAAGCTTCTTCAAGCCAAAAAAATCCTTCCAAATGAAGTGATCATTGATTTTGCATTGGGAGAGCTCTATTCCGAGCAAGGCAGGATTACAGATGCCATTAAAGCATACAAAGTTGTTGCCACGGAGCAGTCCACAGTCGCCGGTGTCAATGTTAATGGAAGAATTGCCGACAATTTAAGTGCAGGTGGAGCCTTTGAGGAAGCAATCCATTATTACGAGCTTGCGATTGAAGAAAAAGTGGAAATAAATACAGTGTTCAACTTGGGCTTGACAGCATTGCAAGCAGGACAGCTGACTATTGCCATCAAGCGTTTTGAGGAAGTAAAAACATTAGATTCATCCTTCCAATCCCTGTATTTATATCTTGCTAGAAGCTATGAGCAAGAGGAAATGGTGCAGGAAGCGTATGAAACAGTGCTTGAAGGCTTAAAGCATGATGAGTTCAATAAAGAACTGTTTTTACTTGGCGGAAAGCTGGCGCTGAAGAACGGGATAGAGGAAGGGGCCGAAAAGCATTTTCGAGAAGCACTGGCAATCGACCCAGAATTTGCGGAAGCTGTGTTGCTTTTAAACAAATTGTTTTTGACACAGGAACGCTTCGAGGATATCATCGAGCTTATAGAACTTATGGATTCTCAAGATATAGAGGAGCCGCAATTATTATGGGATGCAGCAAAAGCCTATCAAGGAAATGAAAATTATTCAGTGGCATTAAACAAATACCAAGAAGCATATACTTTCTTTAAAGAACTCCCAGACTTTTTATACGATTATGGATATTTTCTTTTGGAAGAAGGAAAAAGACAGGAAGCTGCAGAAGTGTTTAATAGCCTTTTAGAAAAAGATCCAAGCAATGAAGAATTTATCGAAATCGTTCAACGTTTAACAAGCGGCCAGTAA
- a CDS encoding YitT family protein, giving the protein MFKTLKLKNIFFIMLGSAIFSFGIVHFNMQNNLAEGGFTGITLLLYARFNWDPSITNLILNVPLFFIGWKLLGRNVLIYTIIGTISVSVFLWFFQLPQIELHIPLREDLTLASLFAGTFIGIGLGIIFRFGGTTGGVDIIARLVNKYFHWSIGKTMFLFDACVITLSLLTYLSYREAMYTLVAVFVGTRLIDFMQEGAYAARGAIIISDKNPDIADKIMKEMDRGVTVLKGHGSFTKQDKEVLYCVVAKTEIVRLKSIITSVDPHAFVSVTVVHDVLGEGFTLDEYKRPIEH; this is encoded by the coding sequence ATGTTTAAGACGTTAAAGCTCAAAAATATTTTCTTCATTATGCTCGGTTCGGCTATCTTTTCTTTTGGAATTGTACATTTTAATATGCAAAATAACTTGGCAGAGGGTGGCTTCACAGGAATCACGCTCCTTTTGTACGCAAGATTCAACTGGGACCCTTCCATCACAAATCTAATTTTAAATGTGCCGCTGTTTTTTATTGGCTGGAAACTGCTTGGCAGAAATGTTCTCATATACACAATTATCGGCACTATCAGCGTGTCCGTGTTTTTATGGTTTTTCCAGCTGCCCCAAATCGAACTACATATTCCGCTGCGTGAGGATTTAACACTCGCTTCCTTGTTCGCTGGAACCTTTATAGGTATTGGACTTGGCATAATCTTTCGATTCGGCGGCACAACAGGCGGTGTCGATATTATCGCAAGACTTGTCAATAAATACTTCCATTGGAGTATTGGGAAGACAATGTTTTTGTTCGACGCATGTGTTATTACATTATCCTTGCTGACATATTTAAGTTATCGAGAGGCAATGTATACACTTGTTGCTGTTTTTGTTGGCACAAGGCTGATTGACTTCATGCAAGAGGGTGCCTATGCAGCAAGAGGTGCCATCATCATTTCTGATAAAAACCCAGATATTGCTGATAAAATCATGAAGGAAATGGATCGCGGTGTAACTGTGCTAAAAGGACACGGGTCATTTACAAAACAAGATAAAGAAGTCCTTTACTGTGTTGTTGCTAAAACGGAAATTGTCCGACTTAAATCTATCATTACAAGTGTTGACCCACATGCATTCGTATCTGTGACCGTTGTTCACGATGTATTGGGAGAAGGCTTTACTTTAGATGAATACAAAAGGCCGATTGAGCATTAA